The Streptomyces sp. NBC_01268 genome window below encodes:
- a CDS encoding ABC transporter permease — MGRYVARRLLQMIPVFLGTTLLIFLMVHSLPGDPVLAMFGDKGADPATLAAKRHELGLDKSLPEQYFVYMRDMLLHLDFGTQIRNGRPVTEVLGEAFPVTLQLAFLAFTFELIFGIGLGIIAGLRAGRLADNAILIFTLLIISIPVFVLGFLIKMQFAFNLGWIAPNVSTEVNWDELIAPAIVLGGLSLAYVARLTRTTMAENLRADYMRTAIAKGLPKRRIIGVHLMRNSMIPVITFLGTDIGALMGGAVVTEKIFNIKGVGGLIAESISRREGTTLVGLVTILVIVYLLTSLLIDLLYAVLDPRIRYA; from the coding sequence ATGGGGCGCTATGTCGCACGACGACTGCTCCAGATGATCCCGGTTTTCCTCGGGACAACCCTGCTGATCTTCCTCATGGTGCACAGCCTGCCCGGTGATCCCGTGCTGGCGATGTTCGGTGACAAGGGGGCAGATCCTGCGACCCTGGCCGCGAAGCGCCATGAACTGGGTCTCGACAAGTCACTGCCGGAGCAGTACTTCGTCTATATGCGGGACATGCTCCTGCATCTGGACTTCGGCACCCAGATCCGCAACGGCCGTCCGGTCACCGAGGTGCTGGGTGAGGCGTTCCCCGTCACGCTCCAGCTGGCCTTCCTGGCCTTCACGTTCGAGCTGATCTTCGGTATCGGCCTCGGCATCATCGCCGGTCTGCGCGCCGGCCGCCTGGCCGACAACGCCATCCTGATCTTCACGCTGCTGATCATCTCGATCCCGGTCTTCGTGCTCGGCTTCCTCATCAAGATGCAGTTCGCGTTCAACCTGGGCTGGATCGCGCCGAACGTGTCGACCGAGGTGAACTGGGACGAACTGATCGCCCCGGCGATCGTGCTCGGTGGTCTCTCACTCGCCTATGTGGCGCGACTGACCCGGACGACGATGGCGGAGAACCTGCGCGCCGACTACATGCGCACGGCCATCGCCAAGGGTCTCCCGAAGCGCCGCATCATCGGTGTCCACCTGATGCGCAACTCGATGATCCCGGTCATCACCTTCCTCGGCACCGACATCGGCGCCCTCATGGGCGGTGCGGTCGTCACCGAGAAGATCTTCAACATCAAGGGCGTCGGCGGTCTGATCGCCGAGTCGATCTCCCGTCGCGAGGGCACCACGCTGGTCGGCCTCGTCACGATCCTGGTGATCGTCTACCTCCTCACCAGCCTTCTCATCGACCTGCTGTACGCGGTCCTGGACCCGAGGATCCGTTATGCCTGA